The Alteromonas mediterranea DE genome contains the following window.
TACAAGGTCGTGTAACAAACTTGTCATTCAACACTCGATATTCACTTGACTCTTCAGTGGATACTGGCCGTCAAACTCGAACAATGTCGTATGGAACAAGCTTATCCCACCGCCTAGGAGTAAGAACAAAACTTAACCTTTCTCTTACCTATGCAAAAGTTGAAAATAACTTAAAGAGTACTGTTGGACTTGACGGAGAGAGCGAAAACATCAACGGCTCCATAGTCTTTCAACATACTTTTCGCTCCCCGTTATCGGCCAATTTTGGTTTCTATTATATAGAGCGTGATAATAATATCTTGATTGAAGAGGCAATAGGGCTAAAAGAGCGACGCGTACAGCTATCTTTCACATATACGTTTGCGAATAGAAACGGAGCGCGCAACGCTAACAGCCAAAATAACAACTAAACAACGATAGGGTTTAAACACAACCTTCTATGTAATTGACTATTTCTTTGGGAGTTAATATTGCGCAACATTGCTAACTTTGAGTGCCGAGCAGCTTTTATTTACTGATCTTTCTTATCATCACCCTTAAGCCGCACATACGTCTTAAACTTCTTCTTCATAAGTTTATCCACGTACTGCGTCATTTTTACTTTCTGCGAAATAGCGTCGTCTAGCGCGTCTACGAGTTCTGCCAGCATATCCAAGTAGTATTTGGTATCGCGAATAACATTGCCTTTCGGTGTCATGATAGTTTGGCTCTCAGGATGATCGGCAAAGCCCATATGCTCGGTAACTTCCGCGCCGGTTTTATCAGGCTCGAACATTTCGGCTTTCACTTCTTCGATAACTTCGTTTACCGCATCGGCGTCGAAGCTCTCAAGCTCTTCAAGAAAACCATAAAGCATCACCCTATCCATAAGGGTATTAATTTTACGAGGTATACCGCGAGAGAACATGTGTATGCGTTCTAACGCTTCGTCGCTAAACAATGCCGACCCGTTCCACCCTGCATGATGTAAGCGGTACTCGATATATTCTTTACACTCTTCTAATGAAAGCGGTGCCAAATGACAAGACGCCACGATACGCTGCCTAAACTGTTCCATATTTGGCGCACGTAATATAGGCTGAAGCTCTTCCTGCCCTAGCAAGAAACTTTGAATAAGCGGCTTACCGTTAAGCTGAAAGTTGCTCAACATTCTAAGCTCTTCAATTGTTTCTAGGGGAAGGTTTTGTGCCTCATCCACAAGCAGTAAAGCGCGGCGCCCTGCTTTGTTAAGGTCGTATAAAAATAGCTCAAGCGCTTTTAAAATATCGGCTTTAGAACGCCCTTCCGTAGGAATATCAAATTTAGACGCCACCATTTTCACCAGCTCATCGGGCGAGAGCTTCGGCGTTACAATTTGCGCAGCAGCAATATCGTCTTCAATTTCTTCAAGTAAACTGTTGGCTACGGTGGTTTTTCCCGTACCAATTCCACCAGTAATAACAATAAACCCCTCAGCCTGAGAAAGGCCATACTGCAAGTAGGACATGGCGCGCTTATGCCACTTACTGGCGAAGAAAAATTCAGGATCTGGGGTTAACTGAAACGGTTTCGAGTTTAGTCCATAATAACTTTCGTACATGCAATTTACCGTTATTCCATTAAAGAATGTGCGTTCAAATAAACAAACGTAATATTGGTTTGTATCAGCGCGCTGTTTTTGACCTATGTTGATTACACACATGGTAACCAACAACGCGCCGTTCTCGAAGTATTATCTCCGCTAATGTTTAAACGAAGCGCTAGCGCAGTTTATTTTGAGTAATTCGCTCAATAATACCTGTTGTAGACACGCCGTCTTCAAACGTGAGTACTTTGACTTGGCCACCGTTTTCCATGACTTCAGTGCCTCCCGCTATCTCTTCAATTGTATAATCGCCGCCTTTTACTAACACGTCTGGCAGTAAACGGGCTATAACACGCTGGGGGGTATCTTCCTCAAACGGAACCACCCAGTCTACGGCGCTCAAGCCTGCAAGCACTGCCATGCGGCGGTTAACATTATTTACCGGTCGGCCCGGACCTTTTAACTTCGTTACCGACTCATCGGTATTTACCGCAACAATTAGTCGGTCACCAAGTTGCGCCGCTTATTCTAGATAGGCAACGTGACCAGAGTGCAAAATATCAAAACACCCGTTGGTCATCACCACACGCTCACCTCGCGCTTTCGTTGCCTTAAGGGCAATTTCTAGTTGGTCTTCTGTCATTACACCGCCATCAAGATGCACAGACTGCTCACCTAACGCCAAAGCCAGTTCAGTATTAGTGACGGCAGATGTGCCCAGCTTTCCAACCACTACACTTGCCGCTAAGTTAGCAAGCACGCAAGCCGCCTGAAGGGGCAAGTTACATGCAATCGCCACTGCCAACGTCGATACCACCGTATCGCCAGCGCCTGTAACATCGTAAACCTCTTTCGCCTTTGCTGGCAGGTGAAACTCGGTGTTATCGCCGTCAAATAAGGTCATGCCATCTTCTGAACGAGTAACCAACAGCGCGCTTAAATCTAACGTTTCTTTTAACGACAGTGCTTTTTCTACTAATACCTGCTCACTTTCTATTTCACCTACAATACCGCGAAGCTCATCCAAATTAGGAGTAACTAATGTGGCGCCAGCGTACTTACCAAAGTCGCTGCCTTTGGGGTCTACCACCACGCGCTTATTTTTGCTTCGCGCTTTTTCAATGAGTACTTCAGGGTTGCTCAGACAACCTTTTGCATAGTCACTTAGAATAACGACATCCGCATCATCTAAGGCTAACTCGTATGCGTGCTCCAGTTCTGATTTATCAGTGTGAGCAAAGCTTTTTTCAAAATCTAAACGCAGTAGCTGCTGATTCCTGCTCATGACACGAAGTTTGGTGATGGTATCGAAGCCATCTACTGTAAAAACTGACAATCAATATCGTGAGTTTGCAAACGCTCTTTAAGAATTTTTGCATTCTCGTCATCGCCACACATCCCCAGCAAGGTTACGTTTGCGCCCAATGTTGCTGCATTCACCGCAACATTCGCCGCTCCTCCAGCCCTATCTTCAGAACCACTAACGTTTACCACAGGTACTGGCGCTTCTGGTGAGATTCGCCCAGCGCCACCGCTCCAGTAACGGTCTAACATCAGGTCGCCAACAATAAGCACCTTCGCTTTAGTAAAATCTGGTAATATCATGCTGAGAATAACTTTTTAGATATTGAAAACATTGGCACAGAGTATAACAGCCAAGGCAGGCAGTACACACCAAGGAAGCATAAATACCCAATGGTACCTCTATTTAATAGAGAACAAACTTGGGCAACTTTATACAGGAATAACTACAGAACCAAAACGCCGTATAGCGCAGCACAGAGGTGAATTAAAAGGCGGTGCGAAAGCGCTTAAAGGTAAATCGCCCTTGGTGTTTAGGGCGGTATTTGAGGTCGCAAACAAGTCTGAAGCGTCAAAACTTGAATACGCTGTGAAGAAAATGAGCCGCCTTCAAAAAGATAACATTATCAATAAAGGCCAGCTCAATGAATTGCCGTGTATAAAGTCGCAATTTGACGTGTGAGTCTCTACCCGCCCAATACGCCATTTATGATCATGGCATTACCAATGCTAAGCGTAAACCCTAGAGCTGCCACCCCTACATTGTGCTGCTGATCAACTTCTTGGCGGAAGTTCATACCAAACAAAATAATTTTTTTGCTGGCTAACACCAGTATATGAAGTGCGATTGCGAGTCCAACGCTAACAATAAGCCAACCAGTTACATTGCTCACATACCCAGATGGGTTATAAACCAGTAGATTTTTAGCCGCCGACACGATCATTGCGGTGCCAAGCAAGTTGCCCGTATGTTCGATAGCAAGCGCTAACTGCCCTTTTTCAAGCGCCCCTTGGAAAGAGTCATTTTGGTTATCTCTTGCATATCTGAATTCTAAAATACGGGTCATCACAAGCAGCATGGTAAGCACTACGGTAAAACCGGTAACAATCGCAATAAGTGCATTCATATCGCTACCGTCTACCCATACCATGATGTTACGTAAAACAATGGCACTGGCGACTAAACTGGCAGCATCGACAAGCGCAACGCTTACGCTGCGTTCAGCTATCATTGCGTGAGTATCAACTTTGTTTAATACAAGTTTATCGTGGGCGAAACGGCCAAATTTCACCAGCAAAATTCCCACGACCCCGAATGTCACCATGCCGATAGCGGCTTCTTTATAGCCTTGCCCAATATGCCGCCCCACTACGGAACTTAGTACAATGCACAGTGAAAGCATGCCTCCTGCAACACTAATACCAAAGGCAAAGTTGTCCTTAACACCCAACTCTTCTGTTACTGAAAACTGCCTAAATGCACCAGTAAGCCACTTCATAATCATTAGAAGCAGTAACGCTATTGCCACATCCATGGCAAGGTAAATTAATAGCTCTCGGGTTAGCGGTACTAGTTTTACTAAGGCTTCCACGTTATCTTTGCTCCTTGAACACACAAAGCTCCATGCTGATTATTTGTATTGCGTTAGTGCTGCAAAAACAGCGGCATCCAAATAAACAGCTTCCATCTATTACAAACTTGTACAAAGATGACAACGAACTTGTTCAGATTTATTTTAATAAGGGCCTGATAACATTGCGCTTGTGGTTAAAAACCTCAACGCTATCAAACCTTGAACTCTTGCGTTTTAAAATGGGTATATAAACCAATTCAACGCGGGTTTATCTTAAAAACGAGAGTATCATCAAAAGACGCGAGTATTATGCCAACAGACAACGAAAATAGCATGACAAACGTAGAACAAGCAGAAAAGTACTGGCAGCAGTTCTTAACAGCACCTGCACTTACCGACGACGACAAAGCCATAGCAAAGCAACATCATGACGTGCTGTTAACCGCGTTTGCCCGTTCTTCTTTCCTAGCTGAAACAATTATACAAAAGCCTTCGTTTGTTTCCCGTACTGTTGAGCAAACAGTTGAGCAAACAGTTGAACAAACAACCGAACAAGATAGCGATGAGCAGTTGCAAAAAAATGTCGACAAAGAAGCCTCCTCTCCTTGGGTGGCGATGTATCGCTCTGCGCTCGATATAACGCTTGAAACTGTAAAAACTGAAGATGACCTTTTAAAAGCATTACGTGAATACAGAAATCAAGAAATGGCCCGCGTTACCTTTCTTGATGTGTTAAACAAACAGGATATCAGCACATCATTAGAACGGGTTTCAGCGTTGGCAGATGTGTTACTTACGGGCGCATACCACTGGATTTATCAACATTTGGCCATTCGCTATGGCACGCCACAAAACAACGGCGAAGATATGCACATGTATATTTTAGGCATGGGCAAACTAGGCGGAAAGGAACTGAATTTCTCATCAGACATCGACTTAATTTTTAGCTACCCTGAAAAAGGTGAAACCCAAGGCGGTCGAAAGAGCATAGAGCACCAACAGTTTTTCACTAAACTAGCGCAAAAGCTTATTCAAGCGCTGAACAAAATTACTAACGATGGACAGGTTTACCGGGTTGATATGCGCCTTCGCCCGTTTGGAGATTCAGGCCCACTGGTAATGCACTTCGCTGCACTTGAAGACTACTACCAGGACCAAGGGCGCCACTGGGAACGCTTTGCTATGGTAAAGGCCCGGGTGATCAACGACGACAACTCTGAAGATGTAAAATGGCTAAATAGTATTTTACACCCCTTCACCTTCAGGCGTTACCTCGACTTCACCACCCTTGATGCCCTTCGCAATATGAAAAAGTTGATAGCGACCGAGATTCGCCGACGCCGTCTTAACAATAATATCAAGCTGGGTGCTGGCGGCATTCGTGAAGTGGAGTTTTTTGCCCAAAGTTTCCAACTGATTCATGGCGGTAGAGAGCCAGCTCTACAAAGTAAGTCTTTACTGCGCACGTTAGACGCGCTGACTGAGCTAGATATTGTGGAAAAGGATGTAACAGAACAGCTGAAACACGACTACCTTTTCCTTAGAAAAGTAGAGCACACCCTTCAGCAGTGCCAAGACCGGCAAACTCAAACCTTGCCAGATAGCGCATGGCAGCAAGCCGCCTTGATTGAGGTAATGGGTTTTGATTCCTATAGCACTTTTTTAAACCAGCTAGATGCAACCATGGCGCGCATTCACGGTCACTTCAATGAACTTGTGGAGGAATCACAAGACAGCCATTCCGACGAAGATCAGCTTTTTATTGCATGCCAAGACGCTTGGCGGCTTTCTTTGCAAGAGGAAGAATTTGCAGAGACCTTTAGCGAGCATTTATCTAGCAAGGACATTACAGGCGTTTATCCAATTCTTGTCGCGTTTAAAGACAAACAGCGTAACTATCGAATCGGTCAAAAAGGAGAAGATACATTAAACAAACTGCTTCCCGAGATTTTGTACGTGCTGATAAATCAACATCCCAATCACATCTCGCAGGTCTTAAAGCGTTTACTGGGCGTGATTGAAGCCATCACTGGGCGTACCACTTATCTCGACCTTTTACTCGAAAACCCAGATGTACTTAAGCAGCTGGTTAAGCTTTGCGAGCGCAGTGACTGGATTGCGCAAGAAATCAAACGCTTCCCGTTGCTGCTTGATGAATTGTTGACGCCTTTGTATTTAGGTCAACAAAATACCGATATTCATACCAGCAAAAAGGAATACCAGCTTGAACTGCGCGAAACCATGCTGCGCATAGAGCAAGATGACGTTGAAATGCTTATGGACGGGCTGCGCCAGTTTAAGCTCTGCCAGCAACTGCGTATTGCAGCCAGTGATATAAGCGAGTCGCTCCCGGTAAATAATGTCAGCGATAAGCTTACCGTTCTGGCTGAAGTGATACTTGAACACGTAGTAAATGCTGCGTGGATGCAAATGCGCCAACGCTATGGTGTGCCGTCACACCTTGAAGGTAACGACAAAGGCTTTGCGGTCATAGGGTATGGCAAGCTTGGTGGTTATGAACTCGGGTATGGCTCGGACTTAGATCTGGTCTTTTTACACAACGCCCCTCGGGGTATTAGCACCGACGGTAATAAGTCACTTGAAGCGCAGCAGTTTTATATCAAATTAGCGCAGCGCATCATGCATTTACTCAACACGAAAACCCTGTTTGGCCAACTTTATGAAACCGATTTGCGCCTGCGCCCCTCCGGCAACGCCGGTTTGCTTTGTTGCCATATAGATGGCTTTGAGAAGTACCAAACCGAAGAAGCGTGGACGTGGGAGCACCAGGCACTAGTTAGAGCAAGAGCAATATGCGGCGATGTTGGATTGCTAAAAGATTTTACTCGAGTTCGACATACAATATTGAGCCAAGTAAGAGACTCAAAATCACTGGCGACAGACGTATGCAAAATGCGCTTAAAAATGCGCGAACACCTGCTTTCTAAAAACAATGACAAAGTCGACTTAAAGCAATGTGTAGGCGGTATTACCGACATTGAATTTATGGCGCAGTATTTAGTGTTGGCCAACGCGCAGTCGGCAGATAGCATGACGACCTACCCGGACAACCTTCGCATTTTTGATACTGCGGTTAAAGCCCGTATTATCGACCCATCTACGGCGAGTAAGCTGCAAAAAGCGTATTTAAAACTGCGAGAGCAATATCATCATTTAACCCTTGCAGACACTAAATACGCCGACCAAAGCGAAGAGTTAGACGCTATACGTGAGCAGGTTAGACAGCATTGGGACACTCTCTTTGGCACATGCAGCGAATAAAGCTATTAGTCGTATGAAAGCCGGTTTTGGGGCGAGGAAGGAAGCAAGAGTGTAAGGGAACAATAATGAAGGAAAACAAGCCGCTATCGCCTTAAGCGATAGCGGTGTGAATTCAGTACCAAAATCAAACCGGCTAGCGTACTTGAGCCTTCCCCTTAGCCAGTAACCAAACGACACTTAGTAGAGAGGAACTCGGTTTCTTCTGCGGTGACAACAAGTGAGCGTTGCCCCGCACATAAGTAAGCTTTTACTTCGCCTTCAAAGCTGCTATCAATGGCGCTGGCAATTTTCGCTAGCGACCCTGACACCGTATTATCTAGTTGAAACTGATGCTTGATAACAAAGTCTTGCTCTAAATTCCATATCACCTGCATCCCTTCTGCCTGGGCATACTGTGAGATTGCCTCGCGAAGTGTATTGCCCTCTTTGAACGTGCGGTATTTATGTTCGCCCGTCCAGTTTTTTTCAACAGGGCGTGTTTGGCTCGACATGTTCGCCAATTTGCTATCTAAATTTGGGTCGACGCCTGCAACATCAATGACAAAATCACCTTGCTCGTCTTCTTGAGGATCGGTGGCCGACATTCTAAAGTCGCGATAGAACTCGCTGAGCCCTTTAGATACCGACTTTTCCTCTTTTTGCGATTCAGGAGCAGGGGCTTGTTCTTGGTTTTGTATCATGTAAATAAGCACACCAGCAGCAATGACAAGCACAACCGCAATACCAATTTGTTTCGCCCAAAATGACGAACTTGAATAACTTGTCTGTCCCATAACCTACCAAAATGCCGCATCAAAAACAGGAACGCAGTAAAAAAAGTGATAACCACGTCTTTATGTTGTTCTTGTTATTCTAGTCTACCTATACCCGATAAGCCCATTATTCTATTTATCTAATTTTGCAACAATTGCAAAGTGCTGTCTTTCAGCCTTTGTACGTAAAACCATTATTTATAACGATTTATAAAGGGACTCAGGATTATCTGCTGGCCTAGTTTTAAAACGCTTGTGCATCCATAAGTAGCTCTCAGGTTGCTCTTTCACTGCGGCATCAACATGCTTATTGAGCAGCGTTAATGCTTCAGTATCTTCCATTTCACCTAGCTCAGAGAGCGGTGGATAGATTTTTATTTTGTACCCGCGTTTTGTGTACTGTGAGGTAATAATCATTGGCTCTGAATGGCTACGCCTAATGAACATTAACGTTGCCGTTGTTGTGGCGGTGTCTTTTACACCGCCAAAAGGTACAAATATGCTTTGTTTAGGGCCGTAATCCTGGTCGGGTAAATACAAACACAGCTCTTTATCATCTAACGCAGCAAGCAGCGCCTTGGCGTTGCGCTTATCTATCATGTATTTGTTAGAACGGTTACGTCCG
Protein-coding sequences here:
- a CDS encoding XrtA/PEP-CTERM system-associated ATPase; protein product: MYESYYGLNSKPFQLTPDPEFFFASKWHKRAMSYLQYGLSQAEGFIVITGGIGTGKTTVANSLLEEIEDDIAAAQIVTPKLSPDELVKMVASKFDIPTEGRSKADILKALELFLYDLNKAGRRALLLVDEAQNLPLETIEELRMLSNFQLNGKPLIQSFLLGQEELQPILRAPNMEQFRQRIVASCHLAPLSLEECKEYIEYRLHHAGWNGSALFSDEALERIHMFSRGIPRKINTLMDRVMLYGFLEELESFDADAVNEVIEEVKAEMFEPDKTGAEVTEHMGFADHPESQTIMTPKGNVIRDTKYYLDMLAELVDALDDAISQKVKMTQYVDKLMKKKFKTYVRLKGDDKKDQ
- a CDS encoding GIY-YIG nuclease family protein, whose translation is MAQSITAKAGSTHQGSINTQWYLYLIENKLGQLYTGITTEPKRRIAQHRGELKGGAKALKGKSPLVFRAVFEVANKSEASKLEYAVKKMSRLQKDNIINKGQLNELPCIKSQFDV
- a CDS encoding DUF350 domain-containing protein — protein: MEALVKLVPLTRELLIYLAMDVAIALLLLMIMKWLTGAFRQFSVTEELGVKDNFAFGISVAGGMLSLCIVLSSVVGRHIGQGYKEAAIGMVTFGVVGILLVKFGRFAHDKLVLNKVDTHAMIAERSVSVALVDAASLVASAIVLRNIMVWVDGSDMNALIAIVTGFTVVLTMLLVMTRILEFRYARDNQNDSFQGALEKGQLALAIEHTGNLLGTAMIVSAAKNLLVYNPSGYVSNVTGWLIVSVGLAIALHILVLASKKIILFGMNFRQEVDQQHNVGVAALGFTLSIGNAMIINGVLGG
- the glnE gene encoding bifunctional [glutamate--ammonia ligase]-adenylyl-L-tyrosine phosphorylase/[glutamate--ammonia-ligase] adenylyltransferase, whose translation is MPTDNENSMTNVEQAEKYWQQFLTAPALTDDDKAIAKQHHDVLLTAFARSSFLAETIIQKPSFVSRTVEQTVEQTVEQTTEQDSDEQLQKNVDKEASSPWVAMYRSALDITLETVKTEDDLLKALREYRNQEMARVTFLDVLNKQDISTSLERVSALADVLLTGAYHWIYQHLAIRYGTPQNNGEDMHMYILGMGKLGGKELNFSSDIDLIFSYPEKGETQGGRKSIEHQQFFTKLAQKLIQALNKITNDGQVYRVDMRLRPFGDSGPLVMHFAALEDYYQDQGRHWERFAMVKARVINDDNSEDVKWLNSILHPFTFRRYLDFTTLDALRNMKKLIATEIRRRRLNNNIKLGAGGIREVEFFAQSFQLIHGGREPALQSKSLLRTLDALTELDIVEKDVTEQLKHDYLFLRKVEHTLQQCQDRQTQTLPDSAWQQAALIEVMGFDSYSTFLNQLDATMARIHGHFNELVEESQDSHSDEDQLFIACQDAWRLSLQEEEFAETFSEHLSSKDITGVYPILVAFKDKQRNYRIGQKGEDTLNKLLPEILYVLINQHPNHISQVLKRLLGVIEAITGRTTYLDLLLENPDVLKQLVKLCERSDWIAQEIKRFPLLLDELLTPLYLGQQNTDIHTSKKEYQLELRETMLRIEQDDVEMLMDGLRQFKLCQQLRIAASDISESLPVNNVSDKLTVLAEVILEHVVNAAWMQMRQRYGVPSHLEGNDKGFAVIGYGKLGGYELGYGSDLDLVFLHNAPRGISTDGNKSLEAQQFYIKLAQRIMHLLNTKTLFGQLYETDLRLRPSGNAGLLCCHIDGFEKYQTEEAWTWEHQALVRARAICGDVGLLKDFTRVRHTILSQVRDSKSLATDVCKMRLKMREHLLSKNNDKVDLKQCVGGITDIEFMAQYLVLANAQSADSMTTYPDNLRIFDTAVKARIIDPSTASKLQKAYLKLREQYHHLTLADTKYADQSEELDAIREQVRQHWDTLFGTCSE
- a CDS encoding TcpQ domain-containing protein; the encoded protein is MGQTSYSSSSFWAKQIGIAVVLVIAAGVLIYMIQNQEQAPAPESQKEEKSVSKGLSEFYRDFRMSATDPQEDEQGDFVIDVAGVDPNLDSKLANMSSQTRPVEKNWTGEHKYRTFKEGNTLREAISQYAQAEGMQVIWNLEQDFVIKHQFQLDNTVSGSLAKIASAIDSSFEGEVKAYLCAGQRSLVVTAEETEFLSTKCRLVTG